The sequence TTTTGTATGGAGATTTCTCTTCTCCTGATATACTTCCTCCTATGTCAGATTTTATAGTAAGAAAAATGCAGATAAAAGACAGGGATGCTCTGATAGAGATTCTCCATCTTGCAGATCCTCATGGTAAAGCACATCCTTTTCCGGCAATTATTTATAAGCGATGGGGTGAGTTCTATTATGAGCAGAGCCGGGATAACTGTTTTGTTGCTGCCGAGTCGGAATCAGACCGTGCTGTGGGTATAATTCTCTGTGCTGTTGATACCGGGAAGTATCAGAAGATCTTTAATCGGGAATATTACAGGAATATTCAAAAAGCAGTTAAAGATATGGAGTCTGACCATCCTGGAACCATAAAGAAACACAATATGGCTTATTACCGTCATAGAGAGGGGATTCAACTCAATCTGATACATTTCTTCAAAATGAAAAAAATCTATTCAGATTATCCTGCTCATCTTCATATCAATATTCATCCTGATTTTCAGAGAAGGGGACTTGGGCATCTGCTGGTGGATAGTCTTCTCGGGCATCTGAAAGAAAAAGGCATTGAAGGGCTTCATCTTATTGTTGATTCTGAAAATCAGAAGGGAATCGGTTTTTATATGAAATACGGATTCACTGAACTTCTGAAGATTTTCCCTGCCGGAAAGAACGGTATCATCTACGGTGTTAAAACCACAGAGAAAAGATAATAATTTACTTATTAATTTGCTTAAGTTCTTTTCAAACTCCCTCATTTTCAATACTATGGTCGGGAACTAAGGTCTTATGTCATTTATCCTTAGCATGTCACCACATGTCTAAGTAAGACTTATTAACACAAGGCCCTTGGGCTTTGAAAAAACTGACACCAGGGCTGTACGACAGCTTTGGTCGTATACAGGAGGAAAAATGGAATATTCTGTAGAAGTAAACGAAATGTGTCCCATTTCCAGAGGACCAAAACATGAATCTGCTCCCATTCCGATGGAAGGAAAATTCAGAGTTGCTAAAGATGTAAGAGATATCTCAGGATTTACACACGGAGCCGGATGGTGTGCACCCCAGCAGGGTGTCTGTAAACTGTCTTTGAATATCAAGGAAGGAATTATCGAAGAATGTCTGATTGAAACAATCGGCTGTTCCGGAATGACTCACTCAGCCGCTATGGCTTCAGAAATACTGACAGGAAAAACTATCCTGGAAGCTCTCAACACCGACCTGGTCTGTGATGCTATCAACGTAGCCATGAGAGAACTCTTTCTGCAGATTGCCTACGGGCGTTCACAGACTGCTTTCTCAGATGGCGGACTTCCTGTTGGTGCCGGACTTGAAGACCTTGGTAAAGGTCTTGTTTCCCAGGTTGGAACCACATATGGAACTAGAGCCAAAGGTGCCCGTTACCTGAACCTGGCCGAAGGTTATATTTCCAAACTGGCCCTGGATAAGAATGATGAAATTATCGGTTACGAGTATGTAAAAACCGGACCCATGATGGACATGATTGTTAAAGATGGTAAGGATGCCAACGAAGCTGTTAAGGTATGTACCAATAGCTATGGAAGATTTACCGAAGGGGTTAAATTTGTTAACCCGAGACACGAGTAGGGAGGAGCTTAGAAATTATGGCACTGTTTGAAAGTTACGAAAGAAGAATTAAACAGATCGAAGTCGTTCTGAAAGAGAACGGAATCGCCTCTCTGGAAGAAGCCAGAAAGATCTGTACAGATAAAGGATTTGATCCTTATGAGATTGTAAAAGATACTCAGAATATTGCATTTGAGAATGCCAGCTGGGCCTATGTCCTCGGAGCGGCAATTGCCGTGAAAAGAGGCATAACAAAAGCCAGCAAGGCTGCCGAAGTTCTGGGTGAAGGCCTGCAGGCTTTCTGTATTCCCGGATCTGTTGCCGACCAGAGACTGGTTGGTATCGGACACGGTAACCTGGCCTCCAGACTGCTGAGTGATGATTCCAACTGTTTCTGCTTCCTGGCAGGACACGAATCATTTGCAGCCGCCGAAGGTGCAATTAAGATTGCTCAGAATGCCAACACCGTAAGAAAAGCTCCCTTAAGAGTTATCCTGAACGGTCTTGGAAAAGATGCGGCATACCTTATCTCCAGAATTAATGGATTCAATTATGTTCAGACTCAGTATGACTACGATAGTGGTGAACTGGCTGTAGTTAAAGAAACCAAATTCTCCGATGGTGACAGAGGAACTATCAACTGCTATGGCGCTGATGATGTTTCTGAAGGTGTTGCTATCATGCATAAAGAGGGTGTTGATGTTTCCATTACCGGTAACTCTACAAACCCCACAAGATTCCAGCACCCCACAGCCGGTATCTATAAGAAAGAGTGTAACGAACAGGGAAAGAAATATTTTTCTGTAGCCTCCGGTGGAGGAACAGGAAGAACTCTGCATCCCGATAACATGGCCGCCGGTCCTGCCTCCTACGGTATGACAGACACCATGGGAAGGATGCACTCCAGTGCTCAGTTCGCCGGATCTTCTTCTGTTCCCGCTCACGTAGAAATGATGGGACTCATCGGTATGGGTAACAACCCCATGGTCGGTGCTTCTGTTGCCGTAGCGGTAGCTGTTGAAAAAGCAATGGTCTAAGACCTTTTAAGCTTATTTTATATTAATATGAAAGCCTTCGGATATTCCGGAGGCTTTTTTTTTGAATCAAAAGTGATCTCTTTGTAGACTATACTATGTGTCAGATACAGTTACCGGATATGCTGAAATGAATGCTAAAACTAAAAAATACCTTATTCTCACTATTCTTTTTCTATTGATAATACCAGGAAGCTATTTTTCTATACAGTTTTTTGAGTCTGTGGATTTTATATTCGGGAATATTCCTGTATTTATAATTGCACTGCTCTTTCATCCTGCATGGGCTGCTGCTGCAGGTCTGATTTCAGCACTGCTGTACTCTCTCAGCTGTGGCCATTATCTGGCAGTTCCCATTTTTGTTCTGGAAGCCCTGTTTCTCTCATTGGCTGTATACAGGAAAAAAACCGGAATACCCCTGATTTTGATATCCCTCTACTGGCTATTTATTGGAATCCCTTTGACTTTTCTCCTCTTCTTAAAATTATTGAACCTTCCAATGCTTCTGATCCTGCTGAGAGCGGAGGTCTACTTTCTAAACGCCCTGTTTGCTGCCGCAGCGGCAAATGCAATTCTGGCCAGTTCTCATGTTCAGAAGCTTCATATGGTGAGAAGGCTCCGTTTAAACCGTTATTTTAATATCATTTCATCCTCTCTGCTTATACTGGTTATTACAGTGGTATTCATTCTTCTGAGTTTGGAGAACCGTATTCTCATGGATAGGAATATTGATTATTCATCAGAACTTTTGTTAGTTTCTTCGGAAAATCTGGAGAGTGATATTGAGAGCCTTATTATTGAATATAGGGACAATCCACGTGAAATGAGTATGCAGCTGAGAGACGGAAAAGATCCGGGAATCTATAAAGAGCTGCAATACCTCCTTGAGTATCATAGAAAAGATAAAGAACACAGTATTGCTCTGAAAGACAGTACAGGCCGGCTGATAGTCTCTTCTTCTGAATCATCACCCTTTCTCCCGGATACTATGGAGCTGATCGGTCTCTCAGAGGGAACCCTGACTTCCCTTGATAAGGGTATTTCCTTATGGATGCCTTCTGTACAGGATTACCGGAGCAGCAGTTTTTTTGAATCACGCTTTGTCTATATTTATGAAATGGAATCAACAGGCTGGATTATACAGTCTGAGATGTCCCGCCATGAGATGATGTACAGTCATCTAAGGAATATCAGTCTTATTCTCTTCCTGATTTCAGTGGTTTCTCTGCTCCTGATTCCTGTATTGAAATTGATGTCGAAGCGTTTCAGTAATATTCTGGATAGTCTGATTC comes from Oceanispirochaeta sp. M1 and encodes:
- a CDS encoding GNAT family N-acetyltransferase codes for the protein MSDFIVRKMQIKDRDALIEILHLADPHGKAHPFPAIIYKRWGEFYYEQSRDNCFVAAESESDRAVGIILCAVDTGKYQKIFNREYYRNIQKAVKDMESDHPGTIKKHNMAYYRHREGIQLNLIHFFKMKKIYSDYPAHLHINIHPDFQRRGLGHLLVDSLLGHLKEKGIEGLHLIVDSENQKGIGFYMKYGFTELLKIFPAGKNGIIYGVKTTEKR
- a CDS encoding iron-sulfur cluster assembly scaffold protein, with the translated sequence MEYSVEVNEMCPISRGPKHESAPIPMEGKFRVAKDVRDISGFTHGAGWCAPQQGVCKLSLNIKEGIIEECLIETIGCSGMTHSAAMASEILTGKTILEALNTDLVCDAINVAMRELFLQIAYGRSQTAFSDGGLPVGAGLEDLGKGLVSQVGTTYGTRAKGARYLNLAEGYISKLALDKNDEIIGYEYVKTGPMMDMIVKDGKDANEAVKVCTNSYGRFTEGVKFVNPRHE
- a CDS encoding GGGtGRT protein, with the protein product MALFESYERRIKQIEVVLKENGIASLEEARKICTDKGFDPYEIVKDTQNIAFENASWAYVLGAAIAVKRGITKASKAAEVLGEGLQAFCIPGSVADQRLVGIGHGNLASRLLSDDSNCFCFLAGHESFAAAEGAIKIAQNANTVRKAPLRVILNGLGKDAAYLISRINGFNYVQTQYDYDSGELAVVKETKFSDGDRGTINCYGADDVSEGVAIMHKEGVDVSITGNSTNPTRFQHPTAGIYKKECNEQGKKYFSVASGGGTGRTLHPDNMAAGPASYGMTDTMGRMHSSAQFAGSSSVPAHVEMMGLIGMGNNPMVGASVAVAVAVEKAMV